A window of Gymnogyps californianus isolate 813 chromosome 28, ASM1813914v2, whole genome shotgun sequence genomic DNA:
TCTTTAGCAGCTTATACTGAACACGGAGACCCAGGCTCCTGGCCCCAAATTAGGACTCAGCAGCAGGATTAAACGCATCTGGTTTTGAAATATGTTCAGTCACATCTCCATCCACGGGGCTTCGAGGCAAGGACCAGACCTGAGATCAccagttcccactgactggCGACCGGGGCTCTGAGGCAATGACCAGCGGCTttgcccagcagcacagcccctaAGCCAGCGGCTGACGTGGTCCCCGAGGGACCCCCCGCTCCAGGTCACGTTTGGGCTCATTGCTCTGCTGAGCCGACTCCTGCAAACACCTTTGTCTCAGCACATTACAAAAGGCCAGAGACTGCCCCTGGCCAAGCGCCGTGACCAGGGTTACCGGGATGTCCCTGCCGAGCCAGGCCATCGCGATCCCCCGGCCATGCAGCACAGCCGGGAACCGGGGAGGCGATGAGCCGATGCCAGCCACGCTGCACCGGACAGACAGCGAAGAGGGACTGAGTTCACCCTGCAAGGAGGACTTAAGTTTGCCAAGGTCTGACTGTCTGAGTTGAAATGCAGTAAGTGCAAGGGGACTTGTTTCAcatgtttaaagagaaaaaagcttccttttctggcagATTCGGGCGATGCCTTGAGCGTTTCCCTTTGGCATCAAAGAGCCCCCAGGCCCTCGCTCCAGAACATCGTGTTCTGCAGCACCCTGGTGTCCTCAGAGCACCTCCCTGCCAAGCAGCCTTGGAAAACGAGTGCAGAAGCCTGATTTCTATCTGCATATGGCTCTCTACTTGCTTCAAGTGTGGCTGTCATCATGGTGATAGCTGAGTGACAAACACACATCCACAGGCAAGCTCTCCAGTCTGAGTCTGAGTCTTCTCAGGCTGGAGCTTGTAGAGATGTCATCCACAAAGCACCCGTAGCGGTGCAGCGGTGGGGACAGGGCGGATAAATTGCCCGTGCTGCGCTCAGCGAGGCCAAACCCCGACCGCGAGGGCCCACGCAAGGTAACTGGGAGCGGGATGCGGCAGCGGCAGCCCTGAGCCGGCAGCGCCGGGGACTCCTGTGTGTTTTGACCATCGGGAGAGAAAACTGCCTGACTGGGAGAAACCCAGGCCCTCTCCGCACGACACGGGCTGGTGAGCAAACGCCTCCTGCACCCGCGGGAGCCCCGTGGGCCTCGGTGACACCTCCGCTCAGCTTTCCGGCAGGCTTTCGGCCCTCGCGCCGTGTGGCTGCAAGGGCTGCGGGGATGTGGCTGACCGAACTGCATCTCGCTGCCGCCGGCTCCCGCTCCCACGTCCGTCCGGATGGCGCTGCAGCCGCTGACCGCAGCCGGACGACGCGCGGCCGTCGCCTGCAGGGCTGGTGAGGGGACGGCACAGGCCCGGCAGGGAGGGAGCCTGAGCACCGCACAGCACAGGGGCTCCCGTCCCACCCCGGGGATCCTGCACCCAAGGGCCCTGCCTCACCCCTGAGATCCCCGTGCCCCCCCGGGGATCCCGCCCTGCACCCGGGCTTGTGTCACACACCCCGCGGACCGGCCCCCACGCCAGGGCaccgctcccccggccccgcagcccggccgggCCGCCAGCGGGGCAGAGGCCGCGGGCGaggccggcggggcggcgggaggggggggatcgggggggccgggggggggccggggcgagCGCGGCCCCGAGAGGCCCCCGAGGCCCGGGCACGGCGCGGCCCCAAGGCCCGCCGCACTGCGCATGCGCCGCCCCGCGCGAGACCGGCCCCCCCTTGCCCGGGCCTCCGCCGCGCATGCGCCCGGCGCCTCTCGCGCCAGCCGGGGCGCGGCCGCGTTCTCCCGTGCGGCGTGACGCCCCCGCGCGGCGGCCAATCGCCGCCCTCGCTTCCCGTGCGTGCTGGCGTCACACGGAGGCGGTATATAAGCGGGCGGCGCCAGTCCCGCCCCCCTGACAGCGTCTCGAGCCGCCGCCGCGAGAGCATCCTCCGCCGAGAGCCGctcgcgccgccgccgccccgccgcctccgccgccgcctccgccgccgccgcctccgccgaGGGAAGGGAAGCGTATCGTATGTCCGCTATCCAGAACCTCCAACCCTTCGGTGAGGCCCTTTgtgcggcggccgggccgggccgggccgggccgggggagcgGCCTGGCGGCCCCGCCCTGGGGCGGCCCCGCCCCGTGGCGCAGTTGCTATTCCCGGGGCCGGTTGCGTCAGCcgcggcgcggggggcgggcCCTGTTTCTGACGGGCGGGCGGGCTGGCCAGTTGGGAGCGcggtggggcggggcggggcggcggcgggccggggtCTGACGGGCGCTCTCCGCAGACCCCTTTGCTGATGCAAGTAAGGGTGATGACCTGCTCCCTGCCGGCACTGAGGACTACATCCATATAAGGATCCAGCAGCGGAACGGCAGGAAGACCCTCACCACAGTCCAGGGCATCGCGGATGATTACGATAAAAAGAAACTGGTGAAGGCCTTCAAAAAGGTGGGTGCTGCGGAGGGGCGCGGGGGGCTGCCGGAGCAGCCCGCCAAGCTGGGGTGCAGCTCCTCGCCTGCGcgggtggtggggctgggggggggaggggggctgcggcggcggctggGAGCGGCGTTGGCGACCGAGGTCGTACTGAGGaggcttttctctttgttgtaGAAATTCGCCTGCAATGGTACTGTAATTGAACACCCTGAATATGGAGAAGTGATTCAGTTGCAAGGTGACCAGCGCAAGAACATATGCCAGTTCCTCGTGGAGGTAGGATATCTTCGGTCTGCTGCGCGTGCTGGCTAAACGTTAAACTAAACACGAGTTTCTATGTTAATAACCACGCAGGTTCCAGTTTTCTTAGCGTTACAAGAGCGGGCTGATGGAGGTggctctttctgttcttcttgaAATTCTTGCTTGAGGCAAATACCATCCAGCAAGGCTTTGCACTTGCAGTCTAATCTTCGTATTGTAGGGGGGAGCAGAAATTTGACAGTTCTACAGCGTCTGCAGCGTGGATGGCGTACGGGCGTGCGCAGAGGCCTCTCGGCTTCCGTGCGCTGTaaagtgcattttctttcttgcagatTGGACTGGCTAAAGACGACCAGCTGAAAGTCCATGGGTTTTAAGTGCCTGTGGGTCACTGAAGCTTTATGCAAGAAGATTTCCTTACCATGAAATTCCCATCTGTCCCTTGTCATAAGTTTAAAACCAGCCGGTTTGTGTAATGTAATGATCTTGGGTCCACTGTTCAGTCTGGACTAGTGTAATTCGGTGATGTAATAAACTGGCAAGAGCCCATGCTATCTCGTCTTGCTGTCCCTCATTTAACAGAGGTAAATCGGGCGTTTGGCATGGTCCAGCCTGAAGCCAAAAGTAACCAGATGTTCCAAGTTAAGCCAAGGGACTCGGCCTGTCAGTCCAGAGACTGTCCGGATCGCTCCTCAGTCCAGCTGCTCTTCCATTCCGATGGA
This region includes:
- the EIF1 gene encoding eukaryotic translation initiation factor 1 codes for the protein MSAIQNLQPFDPFADASKGDDLLPAGTEDYIHIRIQQRNGRKTLTTVQGIADDYDKKKLVKAFKKKFACNGTVIEHPEYGEVIQLQGDQRKNICQFLVEIGLAKDDQLKVHGF